Proteins encoded by one window of Mesorhizobium sp. INR15:
- the rarD gene encoding EamA family transporter RarD — MAMQTTQIDAHAGARRGFLLALGAYLLWGLLPFYMKAVAHLPLAEVIAHRIVWSVPIAAAVLIWAGRTADFKAALRSPRTIAMAALTAALISVNWGIYVWAIAVDRTVETALGYYINPLVSVVVGALLLGERLDRLQIAAVVLAAVAVAVMTIEGGKLPWVSLALAFSFAAYGFFRKTLPIGPSQGFLLEVLLLSVPALAYITYLIATGQDHFVSGNSTDTALLIGCGPVTAVPLLLFAFGAKLLRLSTIGIMQYIAPTMVFLIAVLIFNEPFGTIQAIAFGLIWAALAIYSWSMLTTARRAAAVQAAQ, encoded by the coding sequence ATGGCCATGCAAACAACTCAGATCGACGCCCATGCCGGCGCACGTCGCGGCTTCCTGTTGGCGTTGGGCGCCTACCTCCTGTGGGGGCTCCTGCCATTCTACATGAAGGCGGTCGCCCATCTGCCGCTGGCCGAAGTCATTGCCCACCGTATCGTCTGGTCGGTGCCGATCGCCGCCGCCGTGCTGATCTGGGCCGGCCGCACGGCTGACTTCAAGGCGGCGCTGCGCTCGCCACGCACCATCGCGATGGCGGCGCTGACAGCGGCGCTGATCTCGGTCAACTGGGGCATCTATGTCTGGGCGATCGCCGTTGACCGCACGGTCGAGACCGCGCTCGGTTACTATATCAATCCACTGGTCAGTGTGGTTGTCGGCGCGCTGCTGCTCGGTGAGCGGCTCGACCGGCTGCAGATAGCCGCCGTGGTGCTGGCGGCGGTTGCTGTCGCGGTGATGACGATCGAAGGCGGCAAGCTGCCCTGGGTCTCGCTTGCACTGGCCTTTTCCTTCGCCGCCTACGGCTTCTTCCGCAAGACGCTGCCGATCGGCCCCAGCCAGGGCTTCCTGCTCGAAGTGCTTTTGCTGTCGGTTCCGGCGCTCGCCTACATCACCTACCTGATAGCCACCGGGCAGGACCACTTCGTATCCGGCAACTCGACCGATACGGCATTGCTGATCGGCTGCGGCCCGGTCACGGCGGTGCCGCTGCTGTTGTTCGCCTTCGGCGCCAAGCTGTTGCGCCTTTCGACCATCGGCATCATGCAATATATCGCCCCAACCATGGTGTTCCTGATCGCGGTGCTGATTTTCAATGAGCCTTTCGGCACTATTCAGGCGATTGCTTTCGGCCTGATCTGGGCAGCGCTGGCGATCTATTCCTGGTCGATGCTGACGACGGCGCGCCGCGCCGCCGCGGTCCAGGCCGCGCAATAG